ATGGGTGCTAAGTTAGTTTCTGAAGTCGCTTCAAAAACTAACGATATTGCCGGTGATGGGACCACTACCGCAACGGTATTGACTCAATCAATCGTCAACGAAGGCATGAAGAACGTCACTGCTGGGGCTAACCCAGTTGGGATTCGTCGCGGGATTGAAGCTGCAACGAAGACTGCTGTTGACGCCATGCATTCAATGGCCCATGAAGTTAAGACGCAAGAAGATATTGCGCAAATCGCAGCCGTTTCTTCAGCTAGCCAAGAAACTGGTAAGTTGATTGCGGAAGCCATGGAAAAAGTTGGTCATGATGGCGTTATCACCATTGAAGAATCACGTGGTGTTGATACTAGCTTGGACGTGGTTGAAGGTATGCAATTTGATCGTGGTTACCTATCACAATACATGGTTACCGATAACGATAAAATGGAAGCTGATTTAGACAATCCTTACATTTTAATTACCGACAAAAAGATTTCTAACATCCAAGATGTTTTGCCATTACTACAATCTATTGTGGAACAAGGCAAGCCATTGTTAATTATTGCGGATGACATTTCTGGCGAAGCTTTACCAACCTTAGTGTTAAACAAAATGCGTGGGACTTTCAACGTGGTTGCGGTTAAAGCACCTGGTTTTGGCGATCGTCGTAAGGAACAATTGCAAGATATCGCGGTATTAACTGGTGGGACTGTCATTACTGATGACTTGGGTCTTGAATTGAAAGATGCAACTATCGATCAATTAGGTCAAGCTAACAAAGTAACAGTTACCAAAGATAACACGACTATCGTTGAAGGTGCCGGCGATAAAGATGCCATCAGCGAACGGGTTGAATTTATCCGTAACCAAATTGCTGAAACCACTTCTGATTTCGACAAAGAAAAATTACAAGAACGTTTAGCTAAATTAGCTGGCGGAGTTGCCGTTGTCCGTGTTGGGGCCGCAACTGAAACTGAATTAAAAGAACGTAAGTACCGGATTGAAGATGCTTTGAATGCGACCCGTGCTGCCGTTGAAGAAGGCTTCGTACCTGGTGGTGGGACTGTCTTTGTTAATGTTATCAAAGCCGTTGATGCTTTGAAAGAAACCGGTGATGTTCAAACTGGGATTAACATTGTTAAGCGCGCACTTGAAGAACCAGTTCGGCAAATTGCTGAAAATGCTGGTTTAGAAGGTTCAGTTATCGTTGAAAAGCTTAAGGAACAAAAGCCAGGCGTTGGTTTCAATGCTGCAACTAACGAATGGGGCGACATGATTGCTGCCGGAATCGTGGACCCAACCAAGGTTTCTCGTTCAGCATTACAAAATGCTGCTTCAGTTTCAGCGTTATTATTAACGACTGAAGCCGTTGTTGCTGAAAAGCCAGCTCCAGAGGCACCCGCAGCACCTGCAGCACCAAACCCAGGTATGGGCGGTATGATGTAAGCTTGCTGTTCAAAACACCTACTCAGTCGAGTAGGTGTTTTTTTATGGTCGACTACTGGAATCAGCTGGGGACGCAACTAAATGGCTGTGAGTTCTGTGAGTAACAGCAAAAAAAATAATGTGATGGTCGAAACGTGTAGTATTTACTAATTTAAAGTAGTAAAATCTAGTTTGACTTATCACTTACTTGAAAATAATTATTTTGTGGATAAAGGAGTTATTAGCATGTGGCGTTATTTAAAACGGTTGCTAATTGGTAAACCGTTAAAAACCATGGATGAGGGTGGGCAAGCACTCACTAAGTTCAAGGCACTGGCGCTGCTGTCCTCAGACGCGCTTTCATCAGTGGCTTATGGTACTGAGCAGATTACGACTGTCTTGATTACTTTGTCAGCGGCAGCTTTGATGTATCAATTATATGTGGCAGCTTTAGTTTTAATTTTGTTATTTGCCATTACGATGTCTTATCGACAAATCATTAGAGCCTATCCATCTGGTGGTGGGGCTTACGTGGTTGCAAGTACGAACTGGGGCCGACCAGCAGGGTTAGTTGCTGGGGGGTCGTTGTTGGTTGATTATATGTTGACTGTGGCAGTTTCTGTAACTTCTGGAACCGAAGCTATTACGTCGGCGGTGCCAGCGTTGGGGCACTACCAAGTTTTGATTTCGGTGTTAATTGTAATAGCTATTATGGCTTTAAATTTACGTGGAATGCGTGAATCTGCGGCGTTCTTAACTTTCCCCGTGTATTTCTTTATTATTATGATTGTTGGGATGATCATGTGGGGAATTATGAATATTGCCAGTGGTAACTTAGATTATCATGCGTCAGCGGCAATGGGCGCACCTGTGCAGGGGATGACCTTAGTGCTGTTCTTCCGTGCTTTTTCATCGGGGTCATCATCGTTAACTGGGGTGGAAGCCATTAGTAATGCGGTGCCTAATTTTAAACGACCAAAGCGGCGTAATGCTGCCAATACGTTAGCGATTATGGCAATTATTTTGGCAGTTTTCTTTGGTGGGATTACTTACTTGAGTTATTTCTTAGGCATTAAACCACAGGCTGGTAATACGGTCTTATCACAAATTGGGGCTGCAGTATTTGGACATGGTTTGTTTTACTACTTGTTACAATTAGCAACGGCGTTAATTTTAGCAGTTGCTGCCAATACAGGTTTTTCAGCCTTTCCAGTGCTAGCTTACAATTTAGCTAAAGATAAGTTTTTGCCGCATGCCTATATGGACCGTGGTGATCGGTTAGGGTATTCCAATGGGATTATCTCCCTAGCGGTTGGCGCGATTGCGTTGATTTTTATTTTCCATGGGAAAACGACCTTGCTGATTCCGCTATATGCAGTCGGAGTCTTTGTGCCGTTTACCTTATCGCAATCTGGTATGATTATCCATTGGTTACGTGAACGAGGCCAATGGTGGTGGATGAAGGCGGCCGTTAACTTGTTAGGCGCCTTAATTTCTTTAGTATTAGTTGTTTTCTTATTTGCCTTACATTTTGGCAACGTCTGGCCTTACTTAATTGTGATGCCACTCTTACTGTATATGTTCTATCGGATTCATGTGCATTATAATCGCGTTGCTGCCCAGTTACGGGTGATTGCTAAAGAAAAAGCGGAGTTATATGATTATGATGGTGCGACAGTCATCGTCTTGGTTTCGAATGTGACACGAGTGACGGCTGCAGCGGTTAATTATGCCCGGTCGATTGGTGATTATGTGATTGCCATGCATGTGTCGTTTGATGAAAATCCTGAAAAAGAGCATAAGACAGCGGCTGAGTTTAAGTCGACTTTCCCAGATGTTCGATTTGTGGATATTCATTCATCTTATCGGTCCATCGCAACGCCTACCTTACGTTTTTGCGATGTGATTGCGAAGCGGGCGGCGGAACGTAATTTTTCAACCACGGTTTTGGTGCCACAATTTGTGCCGAAAAAGCCTTGGCAGAATATTTTGCATAACCAAACGAGTTTACGATTGCGAGCAGTTTTGAACTCGCGTGAAAATATTATTGTTTCAACGTATAATTATCACTTAAAAGAGTAATTAGCTAACGACGCGGTGATGGCTTGGCCATTTACCGCGTCGTTTTTGGCTAAATTGTGAATGAAATGTGTTGCCTTTCCTAAGTTTCATTGAATCAAGTTGTCAAGGCCGACAGAGATTTGTATAATTATCAATAAGTAATGAGAGAGGGGTTGCGCGCAAATGATTAAATTTGAAATCTTAGTCTGTTTAATGGCGACAATGATGATCTCGGCCATCTTAACGCCGTTTGTGCGAAAACTTGCGTTTAAAATTGGGGCAGTCGATAAACCGAACAGTCGCCGAGTCAATAAAATTTCAATGCCAACTATGGGTGGACTTGCCATTTTTATCGCCTATACCATTGGGACCACCATGCTCTATTTGATGCACCAATTTCCAAGTCGCTTGTTTTTTGCATTATTGGGTGGCGAAGTGATTATTTTAGCAACTGGGATTATTGATGATATTTTTGAATTAAAACCGCGTCAAAAGATGTTAGGAATTACGCTAGCGGCCTTAGAGGTTTACTTCATTGGTGGCATTAAGATGACAACGTTTACGTTCCCGTTTATTGGTTTAATTCACTTTCATTGGATGAGTTTGCCAATTACGCTACTGTGGATTTTAGCCATTACGAATGCCATCAATTTAATTGATGGCTTGGATGGGTTAGCCACCGGGGTTTCAATTATTGCTCTGAGTACTACTGGGGTGATTGGCTTCTTCTTCTTAAACGCTAATACGTTTGTGTCCCTATTGATTTTTACATTAGTAGCGGCAATGCTGGGTTTTTTACCCTATAATTTTTTTCCGGCCCGTATTTATTTAGGAGATACTGGGTCGTTGTTTATTGGATTTATGACGGCCGTATTTTCGCTATTTGGTCTAAAGAATGTCACTTTAATTTCAGTGGGGATTCCAGTAATGATTTTAGGGGTCCCGATTACGGATACGGTTTATGCGATGATTCGCCGGATTTTAAACAAAAAGCCAATCTCGCAGGCGGATAAGCACCATCTTCACCATCGGTTAATGCAATTAGGCTTAACCCATCGGCAAACCGTCATGGTGATTTATGGGATTGCCCTGATTTTTTCGTTTATTTCGTTGCTTTACCCAATCTCATCAATTGGCGGATCGATTTTATTAACGATTGGGTTATTGCTAGGACTAGAACTGTTTGTTGAAGCCATTGGTCTGGCTGGGGATCATCGACAACCCTTGCTTAATTGGATTAAGCGAACAGTGGCACGCTTTACGTCTAAGAGTAATCATTAATTAAAGGCTTGATTTTTTACAGATTGGTTGACCAGTAATGGTGAGCCAATCTGTTTATTTTTTTAGCAGCAGCTAAGTTTACTTAAATAGCCTTTACGAAAACAATACAAGGGATTTACATAATCGTTATTCTGAATTTACAAAGGAACGGTAGTATTGAAACTGTTCCAATAGCAATCAATGAACTGTTCAAATCAAACGGTGATCATGCTCGTATCACATTTAGCACTTCCTACCCAGACTTGCTATTTTGATTTAGCCGCATTGATTGCTTTAATTATGACAGTCAAAATTAAAAAGGGGAGTTTCGATTATGAAAAAAGCAGTGACATTAGGGGCGCTAGCCGTAACAATGACCATCTTATTAGCTGGTTGTGGGAGTAGTTCGGCAACTAGTACTAAGGCTACCAGTAGTAGCAGTAAGGCTAAGACTACTAAGATTGTGGCGACTGGTTCAACCGCGTTGCAACCATTAGTTGAACAGGCTGGACAAACGTTCCAGAATGCTCATTCTAATGTGACGATTAATGTGCAGGGCGGTGGCTCTGGGGCTGGTTTGAGTCAAGTGGCCAAGGGCTCAGTCAATATCGGTAACTCTGATTTATTTGCACAAGAACAAAAAGGATTAGATGCTAAAGGTCTAGTTGATCATAAAGTTGCTGTTGTTGGGATGGCACCAGTTGTCAATAAAGATGCGGGTGTGACTAATGTTTCGAAGGCGCAACTTGTTCAAATTTTCCAGGGTAAAGTAACCAATTGGAAAGATGTCGGTGGTAAAGACGAAAAAATTACCGTGGTTAACCGAGCCCAAGGTAGTGGCACGCGTGCAACTTTCGAAAAATGGGGACTAGATAACGCTAAAGTTGCGACTAGCCAAGAACAAGATTCGAATGGGACCGTACAAAAAATTGTTTCGACCACGCCGGGGGCAATTAGTTATTTAGCCTTTTCATATGTTAAGACGGATGTTGAAGCACTATCAATTGATAACGTTAAACCAACTGAAGCGAATGTTGCCAATAATAAGTGGAAGATTTGGGCGTATGAACATATGTATACTAAGGGACAACCAACTGGTGAATTGAAGACCTTCTTGACCTATATGACTTCAAAGGATGTTCAAGGTAGTTTAGTTAAGAAATTAGGTTATATTCCATTGACTTCAATGAAGGTTGACCGGGGTGTTTCGGGTGAAATTAGCACTTTGAAATAACCGTTGTGTAGGGTTTAAGTAAACTAAAAAGGCTGTGAAACCAAATTGGTTTTACAGCCTTTTTGTATGCCGAGAGAATAAAAGGTTGATAGCTAAAATGTGGAAAATACTGGTGGTCTTAGGTCATTTTAACCGGAACTTCGTTAAATTGTTCACCTTGATTCGTAAAGGTGGCTTGGCCACTTAATAAGTTAGTGAGGTCAGTTTGAGTTGCCATTAATTGATTGCTGTCAACGGCAATCGTTAAGCTGATACCAACGCCATAATCAGTTGTGAGCGTGACGAGCTTTTGTTGACTGAGATAATGATTAAGACGATCTAGTTGATGGTAGCCAATCTTAATGGCTAACCTAGTTTGCAAGATTCGTTGCACTTTGCCAACCTGTTGGATAGCCTGTGCAGGAGTACCATTATAGGCCCGAATTAAGCCGCCAGCTCCTAATTTAATGCCACCAAAGTAACGGGTGACGATGGCTAAAACATCGTGGACTTGATTCAACTTTAAGGCTTCTAAAATTGGTACGCCAGCTGTGCCAACCGGTTCGCCATCATCGCTCATCCGTTGAATATGATCATCGGCGCCGAGCAGATAGGCAAAGCAATGATGATTGGCTTTCGGGTTTTCAGCGCGAACAGCGGCTAGTTTAGCTTGAACCATGGTTTCATCAGTTAGCCGGTAAAGATGAACAATGAAACGTGATTTTTTAATCGTTTGTTCAAAAACAAAATCATGAGCAATGGTGTAGTACGGAATGCTCAAAATAAATCAGCTCCTTTAAAGTAAGTTAATTGTGAATGCGTAATTGACTAGTGAGGGGGATGAATTAATGCAAGTGAATGAGTTATATGGTCGCCAGCTTAATCTAACAGTCGCTCAGGCTAGCGACTTACCAGTTAATACGCAACGTTTTGCGAGTATGCAAGTGACCACTAGTTTAGTGCAATGTCAACGTTGTCATAGTCGGTTAAAGCGTGCATGGGCACAATTACCCAATCAACAGTATTACTGCTATCAGTGTTTGAATCTGGGCCGGATTAGCACCCTAACTTCACTGTATCATATTCCGGAACCTAATGACTTTCCTAAGCGGCCTAAATTAACTTGGACTGGTACGTTAACCCCACAACAAACCGCTTGTGCAGCAACTATTCAGGATAAGTTTGCGACACATCAACACCACTTACTTTGGGCAGTTACGGGCGCCGGCAAGACCGAGATGTTGTTTCCGGGGTTAGCTTGGGCATTGGCACAAGGCTTGCGAGTTGCAGTGGCTTCACCACGGGTTGATGTTTGCTTAGAACTATACCCGCGGTTACAGGCAGCTTTTGCTGGCTTGGATATTGCCTTACTACATGGGCGACAAACCGAGCCTTATCGTTATTGTCAACTGACCGTTTGTACTACACATCAATTGTTGCGATTTCGAGCGGCTTTCGATGTGTTAATTATTGATGAAGTAGATGCGTTTCCATTTGCTGCTAATCCACGTTTGACTTATGCCGTGACGCAAGCCTTAAAAACAACGGGGGCATTATTATATTTGACAGCCACGCCTAGTCGAGCGTTGCTGTGCCAAGTACGACAGCATCAGTTAAGTATCAGCTATTTGCCATTACGATTTCATCAGCATTTATTACCGGTCATTAAGGTAACCCTACGGCCCAATTGGTGGCGTCAAATTAAACACGGCCAGTTACCAACCTTGTTACGACACTGGTTACAGGAATATGCGCATACGCAGCGTCGATTTTTATTGTTTGTGCCCCGAGTCAGTCAACTGACATTGGTTCAGGCGGCCGTGCAACAAAATATTCCGGAATTAACCGGTTTAACAGTGCATTCAACTGATCCTGACCGGTTGGCGAAAGTTCAGAAGATGCGTTCGGCGACAGTACAATATTTAATTACGACGACGATTTTAGAACGTGGCGTGACGTTTCCTGGTATTGATGTGATTGTGTTAGGTGCTGATGATACCATTTTTTCAACGGCAGCGTTAGTTCAGATTGCAGGGCGCGTAGGTCGTTCAAAAGAGCGGCCCACTGGCTTAGTGCGTTTTATTTGTAGCAGTTACGCACGGCCAGTCAAACAAGCCCAACGCCAAATTAAGCAAGTTAATCGGAAAGGTCGGCGCTTACTAAATGAACTGTCTACTGTGTCAACGACCGTTACAACCTGACTTAACCTTGTCATGGCTGTTAAGTTGGCGGCCACTAGTCCAACCAGTTGTTTGTGTGGCATGCTGGCAACAATTTCGGCCGATTGCCGCAACTAGTGCGTGTATCAGCTGTGGCCGCGCCCAGACAACGCGGACGCAATGTCGTGACTGTCAGCACTGGAATCAACCTGAATTTTACAATCAAGCGTTATTTGAATATAATTCTGCAATGCAAGCGTACTTTAAGCAATATAAATTTAAAGGTGATTTTCGATTACGGCAAGTTTTTGCAGCGGTGTTACAGGCTCGGCTAGTTCAGTTGCAACCAACGCTTATGGTAACGATTCCGGTGACACCGGCGACGATGCTAACACGCGGCTTTAATCAAGTGACCGGCTGGCTAGCTAATGGGGAAAATCAGAGCTGGTTACAGACGGCAGCGATTGTGAAAACGATTGCGCAATCGGCAAAAAAACGAGAGGACCGCTTAGCAACCCCACAACCGTTTGCCTTAAGTCCGACGACACCTAAGCTTCAGGATCAGACTATCGTAATTGTTGATGATGTGTATACGACTGGGCGAACTATTCGGCATGCAGCTGATTTATTGTTGGAAAACGGCGCAAAAAGGGTAATTGGGTTAACTTTATCACGATAATTATAATGAAAGGCGCATTTAGATTGTTTATTATAGCGCTTTCTATTATAATAAAAACAAGCAAAGTAATAGAAGAGTGGTCCTTTGATTACTTTGGGTACACAGTAATGTGTGTGAAGGGAGAGAAGATCTATGCTTAATTTTAATATTCGCGGTGAAAATATCGAAGTGACACAAGCTATTCGTGACTATGTTCAAAAACGGGTGGGTAAATTACAAAGATTCTTTGACAATAACGTTGATTCAATTGCCCACGTGAATTTAAAAGTTCATCCGGACAAAACTGCTAAAGTTGAAGTAACTATTCCACTTCCCTATTTAGTTCTCCGAGCAGAAGAAACTTCTCCTGATATGTATGCGAGCGTTGATTTGGTAACCGATAAGTTGGAACGTCAAATCCGTAAGTATAAGACCAAAATCAACCGGAAGTCCCGTGAAAAGGGCTTCAAAGCGATTGATTTTGCAGCGACTGATGAAACCGTTGCAGCTGCTAATAATGATCAGGACGATAAGTTGGATGTTGTGCGTACGAAACGGGTTTCTTTGAAGCCAATGGATAATGAAGAAGCCATTTTACAAATGGACATGTTAGGTCATGATTTCTTTATCTACGAGGACGCAGAAACCGACGGCATTAACATCGTTTATCGGCGTAATGACGGTCGCTACGGCTTGATTGAAACCGGCGATGATCAATAATATCAAGATGTAAATCAAGAACTGGTCATTGACCAGTTCTTTTATTTTACAAATAAAACGGTCGGTATCGGTTTCATTGAAAGCGTGTGGTTTTCATTGACCTTAAAAAATGTTAAAATGACAGATGGTATTTTATTTTGAAAATAGACTAAAGTAACAGTAATTAAGAATTATTATTTGGAGAGGATACGGAAATGGCCAACATTTTAAAACGCTGGGTTGAAAGCGACAAGCGCGTCATTCGGCGTCTTGACAAAATAGCGAATCAAGTTGAAACTTACGCTGACGAATATGCCAAGCTGAGTGATACCGACTTACAAGCTAAGACACCGGAATTTCGTGAACGATACAAGGAGGGCGAATCACTTGATGATTTACTCCCGGAAGCATTCGCTACCGCCCGTGAAGGCGCTAAACGAGTGCTTGGGTTATATCCGTTCCACGTACAGATCTTAGGTGGTATTGTGTTACATCAAGGTGATATTGCCGAAATGAAGACTGGTGAAGGGAAGACCTTAACGGCCACCATGCCAGTTTATTTGAATGCAATTTCTGGCGACGGTGTGCACGTGGTCACGGTTAATGAATACTTATCAGCCCGTGATGCAACTGAAATGGGTGAACTTTACAATTGGTTAGGGATGAGTGTGGGCATTAATGGTGCTGACAAGTCGCCGGAAGAAAAGCGTGCTGCTTATAATTCGGATATCACTTATTCAACCAATGGTGAAATTGGATTTGATTATTTACGTGATAACATGGTGGTTTATCGTGAAGACATGGTGCAACGACCATTGAATTTTGCGATTATCGATGAAGTTGATTCAATTTTAATTGATGAAGCTCGGACACCTTTAATTATTTCAGGACAGTCTGAAGGCACCACTGGCATGTATAAGCGTGCTGACCGCTTTGCGAAGACCTTAACCAAGGAAACTGATTATAAAGTTGATTTGGAATCTAAAACGGTCGCTTTGTTGGATGATGGGATTCGAAAGGCTGAGAAGTATTTCGGCCTGAAAAACCTTTATGATACTGATAATACGGCGTTAAATCACTACTTAGATGAAGCCTTACGGGCCAACTATATCATGTTGAAAGATAAAGATTACGTGATTCAGGACGGTCAAGCTATGATCGTGGATTCCTTTACGGGTCGGATTATGGATGGCCGGCGTTTCTCAGATGGCTTACATCAAGCGATTGAAGCCAAAGAACACGTTGAAATTCAAGAAGAAACTAAAACGATGGCCAACATCACCTATCAAAACTTGTTCCGGATGTATAAAAAGCTTTCTGGGATGACTGGGACGGCTAAAACAGAACAAGAAGAATTCCGTGAAATTTATAATATGGAAGTTATTAGTATTCCAACGAACCGACCAATGGTCCGAGATGACCGGTCGGACTTACTCTATCCGACGTTACGGAGCAAGTTTAATGCGGTTGTTAAAGAAATCACGGAATTGTACCAAAAAGGTCAACCGATGTTAATCGGGACAGTAGCCGTTGAAACGTCTGAATATTTATCACAACGTTTAGACGATGCTGGCGTGCCACATGTGGTTTTAAATGCGAAAAACCATGCGCGTGAAGCTGATATTGTTGCTAATGCTGGTCAACGAGGTGCCGTAACCATTGCCACCAATATGGCTGGTCGAGGAACTGATATTAAGTTAGGACCAGGCGTTAAAGAACTTGGTGGACTAGCGGTTATTGGGACTGAACGACATGAATCTCGTCGGATTGATAACCAGTTACGTGGCCGTTCAGGGCGTCAGGGTGATCCTGGTATGTCACAATTTTATTTGTCATTGGAAGATGATTTGATGTTGCGGTTCGGTTCAGAACGGATTAAGAACTTCTTGCAACGGATGAATGTTGAAGATGATGATGCGGTGATTCAATCACGGATGATTACGCGGCAAGTCGAATCGGCTCAAAAAAGGGTCGAAGGGAATAACTATGATTCACGGAAAAATGTGTTGCAATATGATGATGTTATGCGGGC
This region of Lactobacillus sp. CBA3605 genomic DNA includes:
- a CDS encoding APC family permease, translated to MWRYLKRLLIGKPLKTMDEGGQALTKFKALALLSSDALSSVAYGTEQITTVLITLSAAALMYQLYVAALVLILLFAITMSYRQIIRAYPSGGGAYVVASTNWGRPAGLVAGGSLLVDYMLTVAVSVTSGTEAITSAVPALGHYQVLISVLIVIAIMALNLRGMRESAAFLTFPVYFFIIMIVGMIMWGIMNIASGNLDYHASAAMGAPVQGMTLVLFFRAFSSGSSSLTGVEAISNAVPNFKRPKRRNAANTLAIMAIILAVFFGGITYLSYFLGIKPQAGNTVLSQIGAAVFGHGLFYYLLQLATALILAVAANTGFSAFPVLAYNLAKDKFLPHAYMDRGDRLGYSNGIISLAVGAIALIFIFHGKTTLLIPLYAVGVFVPFTLSQSGMIIHWLRERGQWWWMKAAVNLLGALISLVLVVFLFALHFGNVWPYLIVMPLLLYMFYRIHVHYNRVAAQLRVIAKEKAELYDYDGATVIVLVSNVTRVTAAAVNYARSIGDYVIAMHVSFDENPEKEHKTAAEFKSTFPDVRFVDIHSSYRSIATPTLRFCDVIAKRAAERNFSTTVLVPQFVPKKPWQNILHNQTSLRLRAVLNSRENIIVSTYNYHLKE
- a CDS encoding phosphate ABC transporter substrate-binding protein encodes the protein MKKAVTLGALAVTMTILLAGCGSSSATSTKATSSSSKAKTTKIVATGSTALQPLVEQAGQTFQNAHSNVTINVQGGGSGAGLSQVAKGSVNIGNSDLFAQEQKGLDAKGLVDHKVAVVGMAPVVNKDAGVTNVSKAQLVQIFQGKVTNWKDVGGKDEKITVVNRAQGSGTRATFEKWGLDNAKVATSQEQDSNGTVQKIVSTTPGAISYLAFSYVKTDVEALSIDNVKPTEANVANNKWKIWAYEHMYTKGQPTGELKTFLTYMTSKDVQGSLVKKLGYIPLTSMKVDRGVSGEISTLK
- the secA gene encoding preprotein translocase subunit SecA, which codes for MANILKRWVESDKRVIRRLDKIANQVETYADEYAKLSDTDLQAKTPEFRERYKEGESLDDLLPEAFATAREGAKRVLGLYPFHVQILGGIVLHQGDIAEMKTGEGKTLTATMPVYLNAISGDGVHVVTVNEYLSARDATEMGELYNWLGMSVGINGADKSPEEKRAAYNSDITYSTNGEIGFDYLRDNMVVYREDMVQRPLNFAIIDEVDSILIDEARTPLIISGQSEGTTGMYKRADRFAKTLTKETDYKVDLESKTVALLDDGIRKAEKYFGLKNLYDTDNTALNHYLDEALRANYIMLKDKDYVIQDGQAMIVDSFTGRIMDGRRFSDGLHQAIEAKEHVEIQEETKTMANITYQNLFRMYKKLSGMTGTAKTEQEEFREIYNMEVISIPTNRPMVRDDRSDLLYPTLRSKFNAVVKEITELYQKGQPMLIGTVAVETSEYLSQRLDDAGVPHVVLNAKNHAREADIVANAGQRGAVTIATNMAGRGTDIKLGPGVKELGGLAVIGTERHESRRIDNQLRGRSGRQGDPGMSQFYLSLEDDLMLRFGSERIKNFLQRMNVEDDDAVIQSRMITRQVESAQKRVEGNNYDSRKNVLQYDDVMRAQREVIYGERQQVIMEETTLKPVIMPMVKRTIERTVQLHTQGDQKDWDLAAIVDFAQAAMVKEDSISVADLENKTQAEIEDYLIQRVDVIYADKTKQLYDAGQMLEFEKVVILRVVDAHWTDHIDAMDQLRQSIGLRGYGQLNPLVEYQRDGYRMFEEMVADIDYDTTRLFMKSEIRQNIQR
- a CDS encoding ComF family protein is translated as MNCLLCQRPLQPDLTLSWLLSWRPLVQPVVCVACWQQFRPIAATSACISCGRAQTTRTQCRDCQHWNQPEFYNQALFEYNSAMQAYFKQYKFKGDFRLRQVFAAVLQARLVQLQPTLMVTIPVTPATMLTRGFNQVTGWLANGENQSWLQTAAIVKTIAQSAKKREDRLATPQPFALSPTTPKLQDQTIVIVDDVYTTGRTIRHAADLLLENGAKRVIGLTLSR
- a CDS encoding DEAD/DEAH box helicase — encoded protein: MQVNELYGRQLNLTVAQASDLPVNTQRFASMQVTTSLVQCQRCHSRLKRAWAQLPNQQYYCYQCLNLGRISTLTSLYHIPEPNDFPKRPKLTWTGTLTPQQTACAATIQDKFATHQHHLLWAVTGAGKTEMLFPGLAWALAQGLRVAVASPRVDVCLELYPRLQAAFAGLDIALLHGRQTEPYRYCQLTVCTTHQLLRFRAAFDVLIIDEVDAFPFAANPRLTYAVTQALKTTGALLYLTATPSRALLCQVRQHQLSISYLPLRFHQHLLPVIKVTLRPNWWRQIKHGQLPTLLRHWLQEYAHTQRRFLLFVPRVSQLTLVQAAVQQNIPELTGLTVHSTDPDRLAKVQKMRSATVQYLITTTILERGVTFPGIDVIVLGADDTIFSTAALVQIAGRVGRSKERPTGLVRFICSSYARPVKQAQRQIKQVNRKGRRLLNELSTVSTTVTT
- a CDS encoding YigZ family protein — translated: MSIPYYTIAHDFVFEQTIKKSRFIVHLYRLTDETMVQAKLAAVRAENPKANHHCFAYLLGADDHIQRMSDDGEPVGTAGVPILEALKLNQVHDVLAIVTRYFGGIKLGAGGLIRAYNGTPAQAIQQVGKVQRILQTRLAIKIGYHQLDRLNHYLSQQKLVTLTTDYGVGISLTIAVDSNQLMATQTDLTNLLSGQATFTNQGEQFNEVPVKMT
- the hpf gene encoding ribosome hibernation-promoting factor, HPF/YfiA family, coding for MLNFNIRGENIEVTQAIRDYVQKRVGKLQRFFDNNVDSIAHVNLKVHPDKTAKVEVTIPLPYLVLRAEETSPDMYASVDLVTDKLERQIRKYKTKINRKSREKGFKAIDFAATDETVAAANNDQDDKLDVVRTKRVSLKPMDNEEAILQMDMLGHDFFIYEDAETDGINIVYRRNDGRYGLIETGDDQ
- the groL gene encoding chaperonin GroEL (60 kDa chaperone family; promotes refolding of misfolded polypeptides especially under stressful conditions; forms two stacked rings of heptamers to form a barrel-shaped 14mer; ends can be capped by GroES; misfolded proteins enter the barrel where they are refolded when GroES binds) is translated as MAKELKFSEDARSAMLKGVDQLANTVKSTLGPKGRNVVLEESYGSPTITNDGVTIAKAIELEDHFENMGAKLVSEVASKTNDIAGDGTTTATVLTQSIVNEGMKNVTAGANPVGIRRGIEAATKTAVDAMHSMAHEVKTQEDIAQIAAVSSASQETGKLIAEAMEKVGHDGVITIEESRGVDTSLDVVEGMQFDRGYLSQYMVTDNDKMEADLDNPYILITDKKISNIQDVLPLLQSIVEQGKPLLIIADDISGEALPTLVLNKMRGTFNVVAVKAPGFGDRRKEQLQDIAVLTGGTVITDDLGLELKDATIDQLGQANKVTVTKDNTTIVEGAGDKDAISERVEFIRNQIAETTSDFDKEKLQERLAKLAGGVAVVRVGAATETELKERKYRIEDALNATRAAVEEGFVPGGGTVFVNVIKAVDALKETGDVQTGINIVKRALEEPVRQIAENAGLEGSVIVEKLKEQKPGVGFNAATNEWGDMIAAGIVDPTKVSRSALQNAASVSALLLTTEAVVAEKPAPEAPAAPAAPNPGMGGMM
- a CDS encoding glycosyltransferase family 4 protein; translated protein: MIKFEILVCLMATMMISAILTPFVRKLAFKIGAVDKPNSRRVNKISMPTMGGLAIFIAYTIGTTMLYLMHQFPSRLFFALLGGEVIILATGIIDDIFELKPRQKMLGITLAALEVYFIGGIKMTTFTFPFIGLIHFHWMSLPITLLWILAITNAINLIDGLDGLATGVSIIALSTTGVIGFFFLNANTFVSLLIFTLVAAMLGFLPYNFFPARIYLGDTGSLFIGFMTAVFSLFGLKNVTLISVGIPVMILGVPITDTVYAMIRRILNKKPISQADKHHLHHRLMQLGLTHRQTVMVIYGIALIFSFISLLYPISSIGGSILLTIGLLLGLELFVEAIGLAGDHRQPLLNWIKRTVARFTSKSNH